Proteins encoded in a region of the Veillonella parvula genome:
- a CDS encoding aspartate/glutamate racemase family protein, with product MKTIGLIGGMSWESTITYYQVLNETIKHVLGGLHSAKCILYSVDFEEIEKCQVNGDWVRSAEILSDAAQSLEKAGADYIVICTNTMHKVADEIKRHIHIPLLHIAEMTAVELEKSGITKVGLLGTKYTMQQDFYKCILENRGIHVVIPNEDQVELVNDIIYNELCLGVISNESKQQYLDIIGDLVKSGVQGVILGCTEIGLLIKQDDTDIPLFDTTLIHAKNAALISIDRA from the coding sequence ATGAAAACAATAGGTTTAATTGGGGGAATGAGCTGGGAAAGTACGATTACGTATTACCAAGTCTTGAATGAAACTATTAAGCACGTTTTGGGCGGCTTACATTCAGCAAAATGTATTTTATATAGCGTCGATTTTGAAGAGATAGAAAAGTGTCAAGTAAATGGAGATTGGGTCAGAAGTGCTGAAATTTTATCCGATGCTGCTCAATCTTTAGAAAAGGCTGGTGCTGATTATATTGTTATATGCACGAATACAATGCATAAAGTAGCGGATGAAATAAAAAGACATATTCACATTCCACTTCTTCATATTGCGGAAATGACTGCAGTAGAGTTGGAAAAATCAGGTATTACAAAGGTAGGTCTGCTCGGTACCAAGTACACGATGCAACAAGATTTTTATAAATGTATCTTGGAAAATCGGGGGATTCATGTTGTTATACCTAACGAAGATCAAGTCGAACTTGTGAATGATATTATATATAATGAATTGTGTTTAGGTGTTATTTCTAATGAATCTAAACAACAATACTTAGATATTATTGGTGATTTGGTAAAATCTGGTGTACAAGGTGTTATCTTAGGCTGTACTGAAATTGGGCTACTTATTAAACAAGATGATACGGATATACCTTTATTTGATACTACATTGATACATGCAAAAAATGCGGCTTTAATTTCTATTGATAGAGCATAA
- the glmS gene encoding glutamine--fructose-6-phosphate transaminase (isomerizing), which yields MCGIVGYIGFNQASDFLLDGMAKLEYRGYDSAGIAVIGPENVIKIQKKVGRLANLEAVVKADPNEGTVGIGHTRWATHGRPSDMNAHPHASEDGKFAVVHNGIIENYMPLKEELIAKGYHFKSETDTEVVAHLLEDMYDGDFVGTVRRMLARVDGAYALEIICSDEPDKIICTKKENPLVIGLGKGENFVASDIPAIINYTRDTYILSDGELAIVTRDNVSVFDREGNPVDKEVFHVNWNAEAAEKGGYEHFMLKEIHDQPKAVRDTFGTHISEDGKTAIFDELNWTAEDVAAFNKILIVACGTAYHAGLVTKQYIENLARIPVDVEIASEYRYSNPLTDDKTLCIVISQSGETSDTLAALKEAKRLGAKSLAITNVVGSSISREADNKVYTWAGPEISVASTKAYTTQLVAGLLFAVYLGQLNGKLNPALAEEILSGVKNLPSLIHEIFEVDEDMKAFAKHYGFKSDAFFLGRAIDYAVAMEGALKLKEISYIHAEAYAGGELKHGTLALIEEGVPVIALATQEDVYDKMISNIREVKAREAIVIGIGMKGDEELSKHVDHTIYVPRANKFIAPILAVVPLQLLAYYAAITRGADVDKPRNLAKSVTVE from the coding sequence ATGTGCGGTATCGTAGGATACATTGGCTTTAATCAAGCATCTGATTTCTTGTTGGACGGTATGGCAAAGTTAGAATACCGTGGTTATGACTCTGCAGGTATTGCTGTTATCGGCCCTGAAAATGTTATTAAAATTCAAAAGAAGGTTGGCCGTCTTGCTAATCTTGAGGCAGTTGTGAAAGCAGATCCTAATGAAGGAACTGTAGGCATTGGTCATACACGTTGGGCTACACACGGTCGTCCATCCGACATGAACGCCCACCCTCATGCATCTGAAGATGGTAAATTTGCTGTTGTACACAACGGCATTATTGAAAACTACATGCCTTTAAAAGAAGAGCTTATTGCAAAAGGGTACCATTTCAAATCTGAAACTGATACAGAAGTTGTAGCTCATTTGTTAGAGGATATGTACGATGGCGATTTCGTGGGCACAGTACGCCGCATGCTAGCTCGTGTTGATGGTGCGTATGCTCTTGAAATCATCTGCTCCGATGAGCCAGATAAAATCATTTGTACTAAAAAAGAAAACCCATTGGTTATCGGCCTTGGCAAAGGTGAAAACTTTGTAGCATCCGATATTCCAGCTATCATTAACTACACACGTGATACATACATCTTGAGCGATGGTGAATTAGCTATCGTAACTCGCGATAATGTATCCGTATTCGACCGTGAAGGTAACCCTGTTGATAAAGAGGTATTCCATGTAAATTGGAACGCTGAAGCAGCAGAAAAAGGTGGTTATGAGCATTTCATGTTGAAAGAGATTCATGATCAACCTAAAGCTGTTCGCGATACATTCGGTACACATATCTCTGAAGATGGTAAAACAGCAATCTTTGATGAGCTAAATTGGACTGCTGAAGATGTAGCAGCTTTCAATAAAATTCTCATCGTTGCATGCGGCACTGCATACCATGCAGGTCTTGTAACAAAACAATATATTGAAAACTTGGCGCGTATTCCAGTTGATGTGGAAATAGCATCTGAATACCGTTACAGCAACCCATTGACTGATGATAAAACATTATGTATCGTTATTAGTCAATCTGGTGAAACATCCGATACATTGGCGGCTTTGAAAGAAGCTAAACGCCTTGGTGCCAAATCATTGGCCATTACCAATGTTGTTGGTTCCAGCATTTCTCGTGAAGCAGATAACAAAGTTTACACATGGGCTGGCCCTGAAATTTCTGTAGCGTCCACAAAAGCGTACACTACTCAATTAGTAGCGGGCTTGTTGTTCGCCGTATACCTAGGTCAATTAAATGGTAAATTAAATCCAGCCTTAGCCGAAGAAATTCTTAGCGGCGTTAAAAACCTACCATCCTTGATTCATGAAATCTTTGAAGTAGACGAAGATATGAAAGCCTTTGCTAAACATTATGGCTTCAAATCTGATGCATTCTTCTTGGGCCGTGCTATCGACTATGCAGTAGCGATGGAAGGCGCTTTGAAGTTGAAAGAAATTTCTTACATCCACGCTGAAGCATATGCTGGTGGCGAATTGAAACATGGTACATTGGCTCTTATCGAAGAGGGCGTACCTGTTATTGCATTGGCTACACAAGAGGATGTTTACGATAAGATGATCAGCAACATCCGTGAAGTAAAAGCTCGTGAAGCTATTGTAATCGGTATTGGCATGAAAGGTGACGAAGAATTATCTAAACACGTAGACCACACAATTTATGTGCCTCGTGCGAATAAATTTATCGCTCCAATCTTAGCAGTTGTACCATTGCAACTATTGGCGTATTATGCAGCAATTACACGCGGTGCAGACGTAGATAAACCACGTAATTTGGCTAAATCTGTAACCGTAGAATAA
- a CDS encoding tetratricopeptide repeat protein: MKLAIREYWQNLKIEYETTYKVSIFSDYNVLKEYVECFKTYLNGLLHEHPHDLNIVCALATVEQVLRHEENSIQLLEEFLRKYIEELSDTDKARVYTNLAFYYNDEGNIKEYDYLSAAVKLNSPYIETYRGLALYHFSAYRDKGSVEELKESLRAFEKGRTVSDGYEMNFGYAVCLFELKEYEKAKVIFEELLKSYPNRMRLLVCIAYCDVYLGNKKQALDRLKQIKLGGDVAYHLSNDEVFEFDIIDVYYILDEYSLFLDECEKAKEHCDLSDGPYYFGLWIMNQHDMFRREVDKQRTEILACIGNAKMDEDFDSEEEKQDYIKSWEDDLENLNLLEHKIKDENYKPMVKLKLWPIYGCYLIDRLTHNL; this comes from the coding sequence ATGAAACTTGCTATAAGAGAGTATTGGCAAAATCTAAAAATAGAATATGAAACTACTTATAAGGTATCTATATTTAGTGATTATAATGTATTAAAGGAATATGTAGAGTGTTTTAAAACATACTTGAATGGTTTGCTGCATGAGCATCCGCATGATTTAAATATAGTATGTGCTTTAGCAACTGTTGAACAGGTGTTGCGGCATGAAGAAAATTCAATACAACTATTAGAAGAGTTTCTCAGAAAATATATAGAAGAACTGAGTGATACCGATAAAGCAAGAGTTTATACTAATTTAGCTTTTTATTATAACGATGAGGGAAATATAAAAGAATATGACTATCTATCTGCAGCTGTGAAGCTAAATTCTCCATATATAGAAACTTACAGAGGGCTGGCTTTATATCATTTTTCAGCTTATAGAGATAAAGGTTCTGTAGAGGAATTGAAGGAAAGCTTACGTGCCTTTGAAAAGGGAAGAACAGTATCCGATGGTTATGAAATGAACTTTGGCTATGCAGTGTGTTTGTTTGAGCTTAAGGAATACGAGAAAGCAAAGGTCATTTTTGAAGAGTTATTAAAAAGCTATCCCAATAGGATGAGGTTACTAGTTTGTATTGCTTATTGTGATGTGTATTTAGGTAATAAAAAGCAAGCCCTCGATCGTTTGAAGCAAATTAAGCTTGGAGGCGATGTAGCATATCATTTAAGTAATGATGAAGTTTTTGAGTTTGATATCATTGACGTCTATTATATATTAGATGAGTATAGCCTATTCTTAGACGAATGTGAAAAGGCTAAAGAGCACTGTGATTTAAGTGATGGCCCTTATTACTTTGGTCTTTGGATTATGAATCAACATGATATGTTCCGTCGTGAAGTGGACAAGCAACGAACAGAAATATTGGCATGCATTGGAAATGCAAAAATGGACGAAGACTTTGATAGCGAAGAAGAAAAGCAGGACTATATCAAAAGCTGGGAAGATGATTTAGAGAATCTAAATTTGTTGGAACATAAAATTAAAGACGAAAACTACAAACCTATGGTTAAATTAAAACTGTGGCCTATATATGGCTGCTATTTAATAGACCGTTTAACTCATAACTTATAA
- the glmM gene encoding phosphoglucosamine mutase, with protein MARLFGTDGVRGVVNEFLTPELAYHLGRAAGTHFGKKKDHPTFLIGRDTRISGSMLESALAAGICSVGGNVVIAGVIPTPAVAYLVRQQGFDAGAVISASHNPYPDNGIKFFDGNGYKLPDEVEDELEKYVRQSADNELARPTGDGIGKIEFNSNLAHLYAHFVRHTIDTSLEGLTIVYDGANGAASSVGPEILSGLGAKVININVNPDGLNINHHCGSTHIEGLQVAVQQHNADLGIANDGDADRCLLVDEKGQVLDGDQIMLLCALKLKEEGKLKGDTIVGTVMSNIGFHKAAEELGMKTVSTAVGDRYVLEYMREHNLSVGGEQSGHVIFLDHNTTGDGMLTAVQVAALMKEKKQPLSELAGIMTKYPQVLVNVRVATKTGWEDNDLIKAAIVTAEGELGDEGRVLVRASGTEPLIRVMAEGPNQEELQSLCQEIADIIGREQGLAE; from the coding sequence ATGGCTCGTTTATTTGGTACAGATGGTGTACGTGGTGTTGTTAATGAGTTTTTAACGCCGGAATTAGCCTATCATTTAGGTCGTGCGGCAGGAACGCATTTTGGTAAGAAAAAGGATCACCCTACGTTCTTGATTGGTCGCGATACACGGATTTCTGGTTCTATGCTTGAAAGTGCATTAGCGGCGGGCATTTGCTCTGTTGGTGGTAATGTAGTAATTGCAGGCGTTATCCCAACTCCAGCAGTAGCGTACCTTGTACGTCAACAAGGTTTTGATGCGGGTGCTGTTATTTCTGCATCTCACAATCCATATCCAGATAATGGCATTAAATTCTTTGATGGTAATGGCTATAAATTACCTGATGAAGTGGAAGATGAATTGGAAAAATATGTTCGTCAAAGTGCAGATAATGAATTGGCGCGTCCTACTGGTGATGGTATTGGTAAAATTGAGTTCAATAGTAACTTGGCTCATTTATATGCTCATTTTGTACGTCACACAATCGATACGTCCCTTGAAGGTTTGACTATCGTTTATGATGGTGCTAATGGCGCAGCGTCCAGTGTAGGTCCGGAAATTTTGTCTGGACTAGGGGCTAAAGTCATCAATATTAATGTGAATCCAGATGGGTTGAATATCAATCATCATTGTGGTTCCACACATATTGAAGGCTTACAAGTAGCCGTACAACAACATAATGCAGACCTTGGTATTGCTAATGATGGCGATGCTGACCGCTGTTTATTGGTTGATGAAAAAGGTCAAGTCCTCGATGGTGATCAAATCATGTTGCTATGCGCCCTTAAGTTGAAAGAAGAAGGAAAACTTAAAGGTGATACCATAGTTGGTACCGTTATGAGTAATATTGGATTCCATAAAGCAGCAGAAGAACTTGGTATGAAAACAGTTTCCACTGCTGTTGGTGATCGATATGTATTGGAATACATGCGTGAACATAATCTTTCCGTTGGTGGTGAACAATCTGGTCACGTAATCTTTTTAGATCACAATACCACTGGTGATGGCATGTTAACAGCTGTTCAAGTGGCAGCTCTTATGAAGGAGAAAAAGCAACCTCTTTCTGAATTGGCCGGCATTATGACAAAATACCCACAAGTTCTTGTAAATGTTCGTGTAGCTACAAAAACTGGCTGGGAAGACAATGACCTCATCAAAGCTGCTATCGTAACAGCTGAAGGAGAACTTGGTGATGAAGGTCGCGTTTTAGTACGTGCATCCGGGACAGAACCACTCATTCGTGTCATGGCTGAAGGGCCTAACCAAGAAGAACTACAATCCCTGTGCCAAGAAATTGCTGATATTATCGGTAGAGAACAAGGGTTGGCTGAATAA
- a CDS encoding NAD(P)/FAD-dependent oxidoreductase — protein MIRIINLRVAVTVKSDIKSIVEKKYPPLRGAIETIHVVRRAVDARKKPNIVFVYTLFIEVHNEGQVMKKLGKEKDVSVFAAEDPEPIVLGSVPLAHRPVVMGFGPAGMLAAFYLAREGYRPIVLERGQDVDTRSHDVETFWKKGIFKPESNVQFGEGGAGTFSDGKLTTRITHPRLHEISKYFVEFGAPEEILYKHKPHVGTDKLRTMVKAMRERIIEWGGEVRFGSKVTDLFIENDRIVGVEVNGSERIDTTVVLSGVGHSARDTYEMLYKRNVEMTAKPFAIGVRIEHDQAVIDASQYGVEPSSLGLGAAEYSLVYHDKESGRTAYSFCMCPGGQVVASASEDGGVVVNGMSLYARDSGVANSAIVVNVGPDDFGTHPLDGIAFQREWERKAYELGGSNFHAPAQTVGQFLGLSQAPSVQNSIYSYEPGVVNCDLHDCLPSFVTSVLERALPYWGRRIRGFDDPAVCMTGVETRTSAPLRMGRNEERISPTVGGFYPMGEGAGYAGGIMSAALDGAETAILCMAKYAKPN, from the coding sequence ATGATTAGAATAATAAATCTCCGCGTGGCTGTTACGGTTAAGTCGGATATCAAAAGTATTGTAGAAAAGAAATATCCCCCGTTGCGTGGTGCTATCGAAACGATTCATGTTGTTCGACGTGCCGTAGATGCCCGTAAGAAGCCAAACATTGTTTTTGTATATACCCTATTCATTGAGGTTCATAATGAAGGTCAAGTCATGAAAAAGCTTGGTAAAGAAAAGGATGTATCTGTATTTGCTGCAGAAGATCCAGAACCTATCGTTTTGGGGTCTGTACCATTAGCACATCGTCCTGTTGTTATGGGCTTTGGCCCTGCGGGGATGCTTGCAGCCTTTTACTTAGCTCGTGAAGGCTATCGCCCAATCGTGCTTGAACGCGGTCAAGATGTAGATACACGTAGTCATGATGTAGAGACATTTTGGAAAAAGGGTATATTTAAGCCTGAGTCCAACGTACAATTTGGGGAAGGCGGCGCAGGAACTTTTTCCGATGGTAAGTTGACAACTCGCATTACCCATCCGCGTTTACATGAAATATCTAAATACTTTGTAGAGTTTGGCGCGCCTGAAGAAATCTTATATAAACATAAACCTCATGTAGGTACTGATAAATTGCGTACCATGGTAAAAGCCATGCGTGAGCGCATCATCGAATGGGGCGGTGAAGTCCGCTTTGGTTCTAAGGTAACAGATTTATTTATTGAAAATGACCGTATCGTAGGCGTTGAAGTTAATGGTAGTGAGCGTATTGATACGACTGTTGTTTTGTCTGGTGTAGGCCATAGTGCACGTGACACATATGAAATGCTTTATAAACGTAATGTGGAAATGACGGCAAAACCATTTGCTATCGGTGTTCGTATTGAGCATGATCAAGCTGTAATCGATGCGTCCCAATATGGCGTGGAACCATCTAGCTTGGGCCTCGGTGCAGCAGAATACTCCCTCGTGTACCATGATAAAGAATCAGGCCGTACTGCATATAGCTTCTGTATGTGCCCAGGAGGTCAAGTAGTAGCATCTGCCTCTGAAGATGGTGGCGTTGTCGTAAATGGCATGAGTTTATACGCTCGGGATAGCGGTGTTGCTAATAGTGCTATCGTAGTCAACGTAGGTCCAGATGACTTTGGTACTCATCCATTAGATGGCATCGCATTTCAACGAGAATGGGAACGCAAGGCCTATGAGTTGGGCGGTTCTAACTTCCATGCACCTGCACAAACAGTAGGGCAGTTTTTAGGGCTTTCACAAGCACCTAGCGTACAAAATAGTATATATAGCTACGAGCCAGGTGTTGTAAATTGCGATTTACATGATTGCTTGCCATCATTCGTCACATCCGTATTAGAGCGTGCCTTGCCATACTGGGGACGTCGCATCCGAGGGTTTGATGATCCTGCGGTGTGTATGACAGGCGTTGAAACACGTACCTCTGCGCCGCTCCGTATGGGACGCAATGAAGAACGCATTTCTCCTACTGTAGGAGGTTTCTATCCTATGGGTGAGGGGGCTGGCTATGCAGGGGGAATTATGAGTGCTGCCCTTGATGGCGCGGAAACGGCCATTTTATGTATGGCAAAATACGCAAAACCTAATTAG